DNA from Hippocampus zosterae strain Florida chromosome 18, ASM2543408v3, whole genome shotgun sequence:
tgtgtgtgcgcgtgtgtatgtgtgcttatgtgtatgtatgtatgtatgtatgtatgtatgtatgtatgtatgatagatagatggatagaaatCACAAAGCACAATTTTCTATGGGTCTTAAAAACTCAGTCCAGCTAAATAGCTGGCAGTGGATGAGTTCATAATTTTACGTTTTGGGGGTCTTGCATGCATGTTACTGATTTGGCTGATCAAAATGTTTCTGTGCTTCTGGATTaatgattaaaatgtttaagtgtattattaTTCTTGGTTTACGTCAACCATTCGATATCAGCGGAGTCTTTTGGAACCCAAACTGACCATCTCATACAATTTATACTGTACCCTTAGTGTATTGTGGAGCCTGACTTTGACAGTGGTGTGTCAATAATGAGGACAACAGATAAATAACTATGCACATTGAAATAGGGGTGATATATATCCTAAGTACTCATGGCTTGGATTGCAGCAGCTTtaatttgaacaaaataaaaaaaaaattgaaatgacaaTCGTTAACTTTGCTTTCAGGGATTTCAGGAGAAAAGGTAGAAATTGATCCTGTCACCAATCAGAAGGCCAGCACAAAGTTTTGGATTCGACAGAAACCCATTTCTATTGATTCGGACCATCTTTGTGCCTGTGACCTTGTCGAAGAAAGAAGCCCCAGTAAGTGCAATGTATCGTAATACAGTAATCCCCCTACCCCCTTTATTTTGGTGCAATGAATTCAAAATGCAATGCTTCTTTATTTTGGTACGTTTTTCCCCTTTTATGCCAACCCAGTGTTTATATTCAAACGGAATATTACCAAAGCTTACAAATACAAAGAGACTTTCTGTAAATAAATTCTGTTGGTGGTGTGACTTTAAAGAGCTGAACATTTTTGTGTGGTCGTTAAAACACCACACACTACCACAAAAACTGATCAATACAACAGGTCATTTACTAAAGACAAATTCCAAGTACTTAACACTCATTTCCACGTTGCCTCTTGTAATCCGTGACTTTTTTATGTCTTATTTAAACTTTGCAGCTTCCACTAACTTGTTTTTGCCATGTGAAAAGTGTTTCATAGTAATGCTATTGGTTTGCACAATAGCGTACACCCGCTTTCGTGCGGGACGTCTGGATATTGGTTTGCATGGTCCTTTACTGTGATTTTTAATAGAAAAATGCTTCACATTTTCTCTGCTCGACATATTTCTCATTTgtcaacatggaaaaaaaaagatgtgacgtGAGGGCTTTTTTCTTCATGAGTTCAGCATGTGCTATTTCCAGTAAAGTGCCTGTGAGCCATTTTAGGCGAAATAAATTCCCAAACTAACGTGAAACGCGCATTTTCAAAACATAGTTGTTGCGGGAAAGTTGCTGTGTTTAGACAAAGTTGTGGGTAAATGTGATTTTGTgggattgttttgattttgcggTAATAGTTGAAATCACGACTTCACAAATCGTGGAGTGACTGATAACCCGTTATACTATATTTGTATGATAAAATGTTTTCccttttcataggaatgaagaAACCAAACACAACCGTATTTTCCAGATTATAAATCGCTCCGGAGTATAACTCACACGAGCCATAAAATTcataacaaagaagaaaaacaacatataagtcgcactggagtataagtcacatttttctgTGAAATTTGTTTGATAACATCCAaaaccaagaacagacatgtcatcttgaaaggcaatttaaaataaaaacagcatacaacaggctgaataagtgtaccaTATGCTAAatttacatgacgcataaacgtATACGTCAGACCCAATCGTCGACTTTTCAACGCCTTGAGTGCCCTCTTGCGGTTTGATGTGAAAATAACTTGTCAAATTGtataataatgtgttaataatttcacacataaatctcTCCAGAGTATAGGTCGCACCCCCGTCCAAACTATTATAAATCTGCGACTTATAAACCGGAAAATGACTTGCTTATCAAATTGATTAGCTCACTAATTAAGCAAGTGTGATCAGTGCTGAAGGTTGACATTGGTGCCTTTTGATAAACAATGGTTGATCACCATTAATTTAGGAATGTTGTAGTGCCATTTCTAAACAATTTGGAATTCATCATTCAAGTCATGCAATATCTAGCAACGGTTCAAGTTCTCAGCCACACAAACCAAATGTGTGGTATGTTTGTGACTGTTTTGCCATGAGTCGAAACCAGGTTATGGACAGCAAAACATCTGATGTCACACAGATCAGCAATGGAATATCTCCACATTTACTGAGTTACtgagtgttttcttctttttttaacttacttATCTTCCTCTCTTTGCCTCTTCCAGACCATGCCATATTCAAGATCACTTACATGAGCAACCATGACTATAAACCTCTCTACTTTGAGTCTGATTCTGCCACAGTCAATGAAATCGTTCTCAAGGTGAGTTTTTAACTCGCAGACGTTTGGGATGAGAGAATAAatgacacgcgcacacatgcagGTAGTCCTCACCTTACAAATGTTGAACTTGTGAACACCCGATCACTGATCAGGCAGCCAGTGAATAGTTGCGTCTTCATGAAATGCTATTCATCCATAGGTGAACTACATCCTCGAGTCAAGAGCCAGCACCACACGGGCTGATTATTTTGCCCAGAAGCAGAGGAAACTCAGCCGTCGGACAAGTTTCAGTTTCCAGAAAGAGAAGAAGGCCGGCCAGTAGAGAGACTACATTTGTGCAGCTATTATTTTGTCAAGAAAACTGTAGTCCGACTCATAGAGACTTTTCAACCGAAATTCACTGAATAAACTCACAAACAACCACAGATTAGAAGAGAGAAGGATTGAGTCCAATAATCCCAACAGACAACAAAATAGTGATATAAATTGTCTAGATTGGTTCTATTGGGTGGCAATAGCTCACCTGGTAGCACTTGTGCTTTGAAGCCAGAGGAACACAGTTCAAGTTCTGCTgggaataaaatgtgaaaatgcccACTCGAGGTCCAGCACTTTTTGGGGACCTTTTCATTCTGACTTTTTTCCTTGAATGTCTGCATGCATTTGATCTgcagttgattgttttttttcccctcaatggGTAACAATgagtaaaaacattttgcaaaagacaaattaaaattTATAAACAGTCcacaaaatggcatttttctCCCATCATTTATGTCGACAGATGTAGCTTTGCTTTGGTTCCCAAAATCAACTTACAATGGATGTAGAGCAGTGAGTGGTTCTTAATCTGGGTTCGACGGAGCCCTGCCTTGGAGGTTAAGACATACGCTACGCAACATGTCAAATTAGTTACGACATGCCCACTGTAGATGACCACATTATATAGCTTGTCTAATCAGTGTTGATGGAAATGTAGTTTGCTCAGTCGTCAATGTAtaactgtcgtgatagtatgccatgtgatttttttttaatacatgccatgtcgagcaaaacaaaaaacgaaagcAGTCAGAAGATTATGTACAAAGTGATGGGACTCAGTGTCCTATCTGCATAATTTGAGGAACTCAAAACTGAAGAAACACTTctgaagatatcctttatttgtcccacaatggggaaattacaatcagaattcagaaaggaaaaacactgggtagggagagggaaaaaaaaaacacgctcgaactatcctcttccaaggataatttaagtccaggataaaaaaagaccctagcacatgaataagcatatgaccgttacaacaagtcacaagacataacatgtataagggggaggataaATGGgaaggaggttggggggggaccGCGACGCGGCCAAAAAATGACCAGGTGCACGGtcgccgttgcgctccgcattatcgaaccacgtcacgggggaaaaagaatcggagcgatgaagatggttataacaaggatgtgtaggCGCGTGTTCTTGTCCAGTTGagcatgtgtatgcgtgtacaggtcatagctgcttcgtcgaggtctgctcatcatgaagacagtcccggcttatcagtccatggctgagaaggaggggggtggtggtgggggccctagactccatacgtatttccatccaggggaaaggccagatagcgttgttttggagagacggacgccaaaaattacaaacagccttgagtccttggtctgtatctcctcactggcgccaatcattcagatccgaaaaattctttcgcagcgtggattccaacgtctccatggtattttcaattgcgcggagtcgctccaaaaccgcaaagtcgcaacaatattgcggttgagctcagtcaccgcttgagtctgagtgttggacattcgcgccaagctatccagagtgaccggcagcttcttcacttccaatagagccgctcccgttggttgaattttgcgatagaacagtcagctgccaacaccaaacagcagcatacctgttatcaaaagggatgtagatgtcttccacatcctccacggacagtactgtcaggcataccggtctccactttctccatggatccagggtgtatccggcagcaagtgtccccggagggcaggcaggctccccactgcccgctctttccaTCGAAAAAATTTTGCCAATTACagcgagagaccagccaactaattccatggttagttcttcggatgaaaacacggtaggaggctagggaaaaaaagttggacaaagacagcacaaaagactaagtggtgagcagttgaaaaaaaggtgggagggcaggggagctgtgcaaaaagtgtccgccttcgtcgagagccaagcagaaagggCTTCTTGATTCATATTTTGATTTTTCCCTAATgtagggttcggtgaatgtgcctATGAAGTAGTTGTTCTCTATctttaacaaggttaagaactacTGATGTAGAGTCTACACACCCATGGTGAAATGGTTtttataactttaaaaaaatagcaattttTCAATCTGACCAAGACTTACTTGACAGCAGAACGGTGGGGAAAAAAGACTATCAACAGCCATACTAAATGGAAAACATGGATTAAACAATCTCACACATTTCTTTGACCGTTTGATAATAAAACCACAAACATCAGATAGAACATCTACAAATTGATGTGTCTGCCTTCTAGTTATCCAACAATGTTGTGAATGCATCCAGTTAGCCTCAGTTACATGTGTCAAACTctcggcccgggggccagatatggcccaccacatcattttatgtggcccacgaaagcaaattaaacaggtcaacttccatgatgcttgctaaaatcaaaatttaaaattcttatGTGTGAGGAATAAGAGAGATACTGTAAGCAGGGTGGGATGGGTTGAACACCTTGCTGTACTGGTAAAAAGGTTCGCTGTTGTTGAATCACTGCAGGCACCTAAGGAGGGTCCTTAGAGGCGCGAGACTGCCTGACGGAAGACGGACAAGCTCGTCGAGAGGGGCATCGTCGCCATAGTTGATGAGTGGATTCCTCTTCCTTGCCACAGCTGCTGTTTGTAGCAACAGGTGTCTTACATATGGATATGGGGGACTCTCCAGTGTTGGGGATGGAAAAGGATGCATGACATACAAAGTTGGTCTATTCAGGGCTCCAGACTGTGCCCCCTTAAGTTTAAGATAGTCCAAGTAAATTTGACATCTACTTGCACATGTCcaaccatttatttttttatttttttctcttttttgaaattattcttcttgaatatttttgtttctgaGAAACCTCTGCTGCACATTTCTATCTATTTATCAATATAATGAAAATTTATGTAAATGGCAAAATATTCTATGTCTATTCACAGTGTGCACCGCTAAATGTCCAACTTGCACCACTAAAGTTTCGGTTTAGGGGCCACTGTGCtcctggttaaaaaaataaacaaacagatATTACTTATTCACCTTTTGGTGTATGCTTTTGtcatgcagcttttttttagcttgaaaTAAGAACATGAAAGTCAATCTTTTtatgaaaatttgtttttggtcTTCAAATCACATAAGAGCCTGTGATAATTGTTTATTatttgacctttaatttgaattttgatgtttttttttttaaatgaaggtgCAACCCGCAGGCTGCCAATTGTCCATCCCGGATAAAGACCGTCAAAAGCAACCATTCCGACAGAAATCGTCAATACATTATTTAATTCGGCCGAAGGGGCCAACAAAactcatatacagtatagagtCAAGAAAAGACAGCTGAATATTGCTTGAAGGGTTCATGATTCTATGTCCTTGCCCTTAAACAGCAGCTGTCCATTTGGATTCAGAAGAGGATTAaaatttaaagttgagttttggattatttgtttacttacaaaaatacatatttggaTTGTGATCTATTAAGGAGCCACTGGCAGAGAATGAAGGGAATGATCCGAGAGGTTTACAGTTCCACACTCATCTTTCAGCAACAACAGTCCCATTTtgagattagttcactttttTGGGTTTCTGATTCTTCCAAAGGATGACAGCGGTAAAGGCCCCTGTAGATAGGAAAGATAGggcattcattttaaaatattaaattatatatatatatatatatatatatatacatacacatatatatacacatacaatacattctgatttatatagcgcttttacaacagcggcagctgtaacaaagcgcttaacaaaacagttcacataaagtaaaataaataaatacaacacataacataaaacggacagtcgtgcagtcctaaccacttttccgtcacacgctttgttgtttgaagcagtttgagatgaaagaggagagtatcaaggtgtcctttaaccagtggatcagagacgttatgctcaaaatgtgcacacgtcggctacaagctgagtttcaaagtcaacaagaagcggtagcatccattgacgaaaaaagattggttcacttttcctgtcgcatggaaatccatttcaattccaagcggcgactttcggttccaaatacgcatcggcgctctgcgccaacgaaCCTCTCTCTTCATCCTCAACTTAAGCAGCCATCCACccgccgcaccaacgccgactgtccaacagcgccgacatatccactgaacaaaatggggttgtgaaaaatgctgaccattacaggcgcaaaaaacacaagcgccccaggtctgtccatcaccaacagtcaatggcgccgacatttctctcaatcaaaatctgtgctggtacacgcgtgctgccgagaaggtgcaaccaccaagcacagatacgtCTCCTTTGACTAACggcgtggccaaaaaacgctgaaaacagtccataacaggtccacacgatgaaacaacaaacagcatgtgacaaaacaaaagacaaaaacaccaaaaaagcaaggctcttgaagagcacttaccgaaggctgcctactcaggcGCCTTCTTCCCATccaattatttatattttatatatatatatatatatatatatattccacaCACACcgaattttccgcactatagggcacaccaaaaagtcttcaattttcttaaaagctcaccgagcgccttaaaatccggtgcgtcttttgtatggtcattacggtaatgcaTTGACTcaaagatggctccttcctggagacatgcttccaatgttataacttcctgttggttcagtgaactgtgtcgctgctttattaaatacgtttttgttgcagctccaaaaaaatgagagctgtggtgttcatttttttaaaaatagtctcaacgaatacaggtacgtctttgtctttctacgtgccttcttccgttcgactcgagagtcgttcaagaccgcctccgaaaaacataaactaatgattacttcaatgaaattccgaaaattgaaaagaatacatcaaaactgaaaagcaagcaaggatatcacaaaataaattctatagccacccctacagaatttatattgtgatttcatcatttgtgaatacacaacaaaggaataaataactactactgacatctgatcgtagtAGTCGTGACGCTAtcatcaaggaaatgccaatgcgtttttcGGAAGCGGtcgtgaacgcctctcgagttgaacggaataagagaaggcacagagacggacaaagactcacctgtatttgttgaaaaaaggagagctgtggttttattttattttttaaaataagactTGAAAAATACtggtactgtacgtctttgtccgtctccgtgccttcttccgttccactcgagaggcattttcatggccgcctccgaaaaatgtaaattaattattacttcaaagaaaccacgaagaaaatcaagcgaggaaatcacaaaataaattctttaggGGTGATATAgaatttttgtgatttcctcgcttgattttctgttttgatgcattattttcaatttttgtagtttcgtttaagtacagtaatagttaatttacgtttttcagaggcggtcatgaacgcctctcaagttgaactgACGCCTCTCGAATTGAATGGAAGGAGAATCTAGTGGaaacattgtagattgcgcctaaTAATGTGAAGCGTccaatgtgtgaaaaaaatgacaaaaaagccattcattgaaagtgcgcctcataatccagtgcgtattttagtgcagaaaatacggtgtgtgtgtatttaaatactttttttttttttacaccgacTTGGTTTCATCAAATGAGTGGTGTGATATTTGTGTATTAGTAGGAACATTGTGTGTGAGTCTTACCTATACAAAGGAGCAGTAGTACAGCTGCGATACCAGGCAGAATGACCGCGTATTCCCGTGGCAGAAAATATTTGTGTAATACGTGATCACTGTCCACGAAAGGCTGGGAAATGGCAAGATATCAAAcaacaaattaaacaaaacaatggaGATCATTTGGACAACAAATTAGGTCTGAAcgatatttgaaaaacaaaaatcaaattcgGATGCGTTTTTCCgcaaaatgcaatttcagaggtaatttttttttttttgcaatatccTCTtaccgtgcatttttttttcaacaaacacaagcaataaatgcATTTGTATTACAGTAGCCAATCCGAGTTGTTTTATATAAATGATTTGGTTTTATACGTTAGACTTACGGTAAAATAAAGGAAACTGGAACTAAATTATATGAGATACAGTTTAGCTACTTCGCATGTTAAGTTACTGAGCGCTGGCTTGCAATGCTCTTTTAAATTTGCTGTGACAATCTGACATAATGACTATCAAACAAGTGTGTATTAAATAAAAGTGAGCAAATCAGTAATTTAGATTACTCTACTGCAAACCAATCTGCGGTTTTATCACTTCAACTATTCATGAACCCAAAGACCTGGATTGCACTTAAACCTTATTAAAGTTATCAGACActatataaaacaataaataatgtaCACAAGTACATATACACTGTAGATATAAAAAGAATTCATACCAACCAACCAaagtgaagcatttttttcaccaaaatggagcctttgcaatttgaaaatgGCATTCTACGACTTTGTTGATTTGAATTCAGTTATTTGTTAAGGACCACACCAAATATAGTCTATGACAGAGAAGAATGGTTGGTTGTATTTAACTAGAGTACGTACAAAACTTGCACTGAAGTAGAACTTAAGCATCCAAACCTACCAGAACGATGACCCAGATCGAGTAGTAAGTAAACAGCATGAGGCTGAAGACAATAAGACTCATGCCTGCTGCTTGATCTACTCCGGTAGCCTGGAAACAAAGTCGCACAGTCATCAGAATGACTttccacaaagagaaaaaacaaactaacaaacaaacactgtgtAATGGTGTAACCAGAGTCTAATGGTGTCGCGATACATTCGTGTGACTTCAGTGAGGGCAGCGTGGGTTCAACTCCTGCTTCGTAATGGTGTGAATGTAAgagcgaatggttgtctgtctataAATGTGGCTCGGGACAGACTGgtgagcagttcagggtgtgcttTGGCttttgcccgaagtcagctgggaacggtgaccctgaacaggataagtaagtaatattaaaaatgaatggaCAAATGGTGTCGCAGGTGTGTCAAAAACGTTGTTGCAGGTCATATtatagttatggtttccctctGAGGGTTCTTTATgattgtgaaaccatataaatatttaattgGTATTATAC
Protein-coding regions in this window:
- the dpm2 gene encoding dolichol phosphate-mannose biosynthesis regulatory protein; the encoded protein is MAGNWATVYCTADSLSRFFTVLSNIAGALSIGQRRAADISNRIPAARFTKQKKTTRKRLKIIPVRKMATGVDQAAGMSLIVFSLMLFTYYSIWVIVLPFVDSDHVLHKYFLPREYAVILPGIAAVLLLLCIGAFTAVILWKNQKPKKVN